The genomic interval TGACCGGGTGCTGGTGGAGGCGAGCCCCGTGGACCGGATCTGGGGCATCGGGCTCGCGGCGGACGACCCGCGCGCCCAGGACCCGGCGGAGTGGCGCGGGCTCAATCTGCTGGGGTTCGCGCTGATGGCGGCCCGGGAGGAGCTGCGGGGCGCGGCCGGGTCCATATGAGGCGGCTCGCGGGGCGGCGGTGGTGTCCCCCGTCGCCCCGCGAGCCGTCGTCCTCGTGCGCTCAGGTCCGTACGGAGAAGTGGCCCAGCGGCGGGAGTTCGCGCGCCTCGGCGACGAGGGAGACGGGCGCGGGTTCGTAGTCGGACCCGCTGTCCTCGTCGTCGAGGTCGTCGTTGGTCACGAGCCAGATGAAGAAACCGAGGAAGGCCGCGCTGACCACGATCCCGATGGAGCCGAGGATGATCCCGGCCAGCGCCACGCCCCCGTTGTCGGCCTCGCCCCGCTGGGCGCGGCCGCGGCCGATGATGCCGAAGATCAGCGCGAGGATGCCGAGGACGATGCCCAGGCCGTACATGCAGAAGCCGGCCGTCGCGATGATGCCGAGGACCAGCGAGGCGATGCCCAAGCCGTTGGCGGGTGCCGGTCCGCCCCACGGGTTTCCGTAACCGGGGTAGCCCGGGTAGCCGTACTGCGGCGCCTGTCCGGTGGGGTAGCCGAACTGCGGTGGCTGGGCGCCGGGGTAGCCGTATCCGGGGGCCGCCTGCCGGCCGGGGTAGCCGTACTGCGGCTGGCTGCCCGGGAAGCCGTCCTGGGCGGCGGTCCGGCCTGGCCCGGGCCGTTCGGGCCGACGGGCGGCGGGGGCACGGACCCGGGGGCTCCGAGGGCTCCGGGGGCGGCCCAGGTGGCGGGCCCGGTCTGCGGAGCGCCGTATCCGGGGGGTGGTACGGGTCCCGTTCCGATGCCCGGCATGGAGGTGACCGTCAGCTGGTCGTGCACGGCGGGCGGTCGCGGATCGCCGGATATGCGGTCGGCGGGTGTGCCGTCCGCGGGTGTGCCGTCCGCGGGTATGCCATCGGCCGGGGTGCGCGGGGCGCCGGGGTCCCCGGTGCCGGGCTTCTTGTCCAGGGGCACGCGGCCGGCCGGGGGCGCCTGGCCGTCCGAGGGCTCGGGGCCGCCCGGTGCCGGGGTCTCGCGGGGCGTGCGCCGCTCCGGCGGTGCCCAGGGGTCGACCGGTGCGGCCCCGTCCGCGGGCTGAGCTGTGTTGTCCGACATGGGCCTCCCCCATCGTGATGCGGTCATGCTACGGGCCCGTCCTACGATGACTCCCGTCCCCTGCCCCGGTCGCCCCATGACCGGAGCCCGTCACACTCCATGCCCACGGAGGCCCCGATGACCGACCTGCACCCCTTCATCGCGGGGCTGCCCAAGGCCGAGCTCCATGTCCACCACGTCGGTTCGGCCTCCCCCCGCATCGTCGCGGAGCTGGCCGCGCACCACCCCGACTCCAAGGTCCCCACCGCCCCCGAAGCGCTGGCGGACTATTTCACCTTCACCGACTTCGCCCACTTCATCGACGTCTACCTGTCGGTCGTGGACCTGATCCGCACCCCGGAGGACGTCCGGCTGCTGACGTACGAGGTCGCCCGTGACATGGCCCGGCAGAACATCCGGTACGCGGAGCTGACCGTCACCCCGTTCTCCTCGACCCGGCGCGGCATTCCCGAGCAGGGGTTCATGGAGGCGATCGAGGACGCCCGCAAGGCGGCCGAGCGGGAGCTGGGCGTCGTGCTGCGCTGGTGCTTCGACATCCCCGGCGAGGCCGGTCTGGAGGCCGCCGAGGAGACCACCCGGCTCGCGGTGGACCTGCGGCCCGAGGGGCTGGTGTCGTTCGGCCTCGGCGGCCCGGAGATCGGGGTGGACCGCCCGCAGTTCAAGCCGTACTTCGACCGCGCGATCGCCGAGGGCCTGCACTCGGTGCCGCACGCCGGGGAGACCACGGGCCCGCAGACCGTCTGGGACGCGCTGACCGAGCTGCGCGCCGAGCGCATCGGCCACGGCACCAGCTCCGTCGCCGACCCGAAGCTGCTCGACCACCTCGCCGAGCGGCGCATCGCCCTGGAGGTCTGCCCCACGTCCAACATCGCGACCCGCGCCGTGAAGGACATCGAGCAGCACCCGGTCCGCGAGATGGTGCAAGCCGGAGTGCTGGTCACGATCAACAGCGACGACCCGCCCATGTTCGGCACCGACCTCAACAACGAGTACGCGGTGGCCGCCCGCATCCTCGGTCTGGACGAGAACGGCGTGGCGGCGCTCGCGAAGAACGCCGTGGAGGCGTCCTTCCTCGACCCGGCCGGCAAGCGGAAGCTGACCGACGAGATCGACACGTACACCACCAACTGGCTGACTCGCGCCGGGCGCTGACGTGCCGGCGGTGACAATGGCCCCATGCCCACGCCCACGCCTGTCACCGCCGTCGCCCATCGCGGCGATCCGTACCGCGCCCGCGAGAACACCCTCGCCTCGATCCGCTCCGCGCTCGAACGCGGGGCGGACGCGGTGGAGATCGACGTCCGGGTCACCCGGGACGGGGTGCCGGTCCTGCTGCACGACGCCACGCTGGACCGGCTCTGGGGCCATGACCTGCGGCTGGACCGGCTCAGCCACCAGGAGCTGACCGAGCTGACGGCGGGCGGGGTGCCGACGCTGCGCGAGGCACTGCTCGCCGTCGGCGCGCACCGCGTGATGATCGATCTGCCGGGCTCCACGCCGGAGTCGGTGAAGCGCACGGTGGGCGTGGTGCGGGAGTGCGGGGCCGCGGAGCGGGTCTACTACTGCGCGGGGCCCGAGGCGATGCTGCGGGTGCGGGCGGCCGACCCGTCCGCCGAGATCGCGATGACCTGGACGACGCTGGCTCCGCCGCGTGCGGCGCTGCTCGACGTGGTCCGGCCGCGCTGGCTGAACTACCGGTTCGGGCTGGTCAGCCGGGAGCTGACGGACCGCAACCACCGCGACGGGCTGCTGGTCTCGGCCTGGACCGCGGACACCGGCCGGACGATGCGGCGGCTGATCGGCCACGGCGTGGACTCCGTCACCACCAACCGGATCGACGTCCTCAGCAAGCTGATCGACCGGCACGCGGGCGGGCGGAGAGCGTGACCGGGCCCCGCGCGCTCCGGCGCCGGCTGGGGGAGACCGGCGCTCCGGGCCCCCGGGTGACCGACCTCTGCGTGGTCCTGGTGGTGCAGGCGGCGGTGTCGGTGCCGTGGGTGCTGCCCCGCGACCCCGGCCTGGAACCCGCCTCGCCGACCGCGTACCTGCTGACCACCCTCACCGTGCTCCCGCTGCTCTGGCGGCGCCGGGCGCCCGTGCGGGTGCTGCTGGCCGTGGTGGCGGCGCAGGGTCTGTACGGGCTGGCCGTGGACGGTCCGGGGCAGACCCTGCCGTACACCGGCCTGGTCGCCCTCTACAGCGTCGCCGCCCATGCCCCGTCGCCGTCTCGTCAGCTCTGCGGGGCGCTGACCCTGGCGGTCGTCTTCCCCTCGGTGGCGTTCAACACGGGCGAGGCCCGTGAGCTGGTCTTCTCGCTGATGGTGTTCACGGCCGCGTACGGATTCGGCCGGTTCACCGACACCCGCCAGGCGTACACCAGGGCGGTCGAGGACCGGGCGCGGCAGCTGGAGGTCACCCGCCGGATCGAGGCCGAGCAGGCGGCGGCCCGCGAACGGGCCCGGATCGCCCGGGAGATGCACGACATCCTGTCGCACGCGGTGAGCCTGATGATCGTGCAGGCGGAGGCCGGCCCGGTGGCGGTCCGCACGGCACCGGAGCGGGCCGAGGCGGCGTTCGACGCGATCTCGGAGACCGGCAGGGACGCGATGGTCCAGCTGCGCCGGATGCTCGGCGTGCTGCGCGAGGAGGGGCAGGGGCCCGGCGCGCCCCGCTCCCCGCAGCCGGCCCTGGACGGGCTCCCGGCCCTGGTGGAGCGCGTGCGGTCCAGCGGTCTGGCGGTGACCCACACGGTGACCGGTCCGGAGCGCCCGCTGCCCCGCGACACCGACAGCGCGGTGTTCCGGATCGTGCAGGAGGCCCTGACCAACACGGTCAAGCACGCCGCCGCCACCGAGGCCGCCGTCCTGCTGGCGTACGGGGAGAGCAGCCTGACCGTCTCGGTGACCGACGACGGCGTCGGCATGGGGACGGACACGCATTCCGGCCACGGCCTGATCGGCATCCGGGAGCGGGCGGCGGCGCACGGCGGCGGCGCGCGGACCGGTCCCGGGCCGGACGGACGGGGCTTCCGGGTCGACGTCACACTGCCGCTGGCGCCGGTAACGTCCTCGCTGGAGGTGGGGAGTTGACGATCCGTGTGGTGGTGGCGGACGACCAGGAGCTGGTCCGCAGCGGTTTCGCGATGATCCTGGACGCCCAGCCGGACATCGAGGTGGTGGCGGAGGCGGGCGACGGGAAGCAGGCGGTGGACGCGGTGCGCCGGCTGGAGCCGGACGTGGCCCTGCTCGACATCCGGATGCCCGTGCTCGACGGCATCG from Streptomyces drozdowiczii carries:
- a CDS encoding glycerophosphodiester phosphodiesterase is translated as MPTPTPVTAVAHRGDPYRARENTLASIRSALERGADAVEIDVRVTRDGVPVLLHDATLDRLWGHDLRLDRLSHQELTELTAGGVPTLREALLAVGAHRVMIDLPGSTPESVKRTVGVVRECGAAERVYYCAGPEAMLRVRAADPSAEIAMTWTTLAPPRAALLDVVRPRWLNYRFGLVSRELTDRNHRDGLLVSAWTADTGRTMRRLIGHGVDSVTTNRIDVLSKLIDRHAGGRRA
- a CDS encoding adenosine deaminase, coding for MTDLHPFIAGLPKAELHVHHVGSASPRIVAELAAHHPDSKVPTAPEALADYFTFTDFAHFIDVYLSVVDLIRTPEDVRLLTYEVARDMARQNIRYAELTVTPFSSTRRGIPEQGFMEAIEDARKAAERELGVVLRWCFDIPGEAGLEAAEETTRLAVDLRPEGLVSFGLGGPEIGVDRPQFKPYFDRAIAEGLHSVPHAGETTGPQTVWDALTELRAERIGHGTSSVADPKLLDHLAERRIALEVCPTSNIATRAVKDIEQHPVREMVQAGVLVTINSDDPPMFGTDLNNEYAVAARILGLDENGVAALAKNAVEASFLDPAGKRKLTDEIDTYTTNWLTRAGR
- a CDS encoding sensor histidine kinase; amino-acid sequence: MTDLCVVLVVQAAVSVPWVLPRDPGLEPASPTAYLLTTLTVLPLLWRRRAPVRVLLAVVAAQGLYGLAVDGPGQTLPYTGLVALYSVAAHAPSPSRQLCGALTLAVVFPSVAFNTGEARELVFSLMVFTAAYGFGRFTDTRQAYTRAVEDRARQLEVTRRIEAEQAAARERARIAREMHDILSHAVSLMIVQAEAGPVAVRTAPERAEAAFDAISETGRDAMVQLRRMLGVLREEGQGPGAPRSPQPALDGLPALVERVRSSGLAVTHTVTGPERPLPRDTDSAVFRIVQEALTNTVKHAAATEAAVLLAYGESSLTVSVTDDGVGMGTDTHSGHGLIGIRERAAAHGGGARTGPGPDGRGFRVDVTLPLAPVTSSLEVGS